The genome window ACGCCAGACGAAATAGCGGGAGAGGATCGGTTCGCCCGACGCGCGCGGCGGGCGCAGCATGACGCCCTTGGTCGGCGGCTCAAAGGCGAGCGCAAGGCCCAGCGTGACAGCGGTGATCAGATTGATCCACAGGATCTGCACCGGGGTCACCGGCAGGGTCTCGCCCATGGCGATCGCCGCGATCACCGTGAGGCCCTCGCCGCCATTTGTCGGCAAGATGTAGAGGATGGTCTTCTTCAAATTTTCATAGACGACCCGGCCCTCGTGCACCGCATGCACGATCGATGCGAAATTGTCGTCGGCGAGCACCATTTCCGAGGCCTCCTTCGCCGCCTCGGTGCCTTTGACGCCCATCGCGATGCCGATGTCGGCGCGCTTTAATGCAGGCGCGTCGTTGACGCCGTCGCCGGTCATCGCGACCACTTCGCCGCGCTTCTGCAACGCCTGAACGAGTCGCAGCTTATGTTCGGGACTGGTGCGCGCGAACACTGTCGTGGCGCTTGCCGCCTCGCCGAGTTCCTCGTCGCCTATGGCGTCGAGGTCGCGGCCGGTGAGCACTGACTCCGGATGGTTGAGTCCGAGTTCACGGGCGATGGCGATCGCGGTCGCGGCGTGGTCGCCCGTGATCATTTTGACGGACATGCCGGCGATCGCGCATGCGCGGATCGCATCGACGGCCTCGGGGCGCGGCGGATCGATCAGGCCGATGAGACCGACAAACACGAGCCCGCTTTCGACGTCGCCGAACGCGAGTTGCTGCTGCCCCTCCGCCGCCTGTTTGGAGGCGACCGCCAAAACCCGCTGCCCGCGCGTGGCCATCTCAATGATGCGGTCGAGCCAGCAGGCGCAGTCGAGCGGACGCTGCTCTCCTCGCGCGCCCTGCTCCCAAAAGCACATTTCGAGCAGCCTCTCAGGCGCGCCCTTGACGAAAATGTAGCCCGCGCCGTCATGATCGTGATGCAGCGTCGCCATGAAGCGATGCTGCGACTCGAATGGAATCTCATCCGTGCGCGGCAGCTCCAGCGCCAGCTTTTCCAAATTGACGCCGCCTTTGACGGCGGCGGCGAGCAAAGCGCCTTCGGTGGGATCGCCCTCGACGCTCCAGGCGCCGTCAGTTTCGCGCAGCGCGGCGTCGTTGCAGAGCGCAAGAGGGCGCAAAGCCGCGGTCAGGTGAATGTCCTCGCGCACCACGACATCCTTGCCATTGCGCAGGAAGCCGCCATGCGGATCGTATCCCGACCCGGTCGTGTCGTAGATGCCGCCGGAGATGACGATCGAGCGCACGATCAATTCATTGAGCGTCAGCGTGCCCGTCTTGTCCGAACAGATTGTCGTCACGGCGCCGAGCGTCTCGACCGCCGGCAGTTGGCGGATGATCGCCTTGCGCCGCGCCATGCGCTCCACGCCGATCGCCAGCGTGATGGTGATGATCGCCGGCAATCCTTCGGGGATCGCCGAAACCGCGAGCCCGACCGCCGCCATGAACATCTCGCCGGCGTCGAACCCCCAGACCAGCGCGCCAAAAGCGAAAACGGCGGCGCACACCACCAGAATGACGACCGTGAGCCAGCGCGCGAATTCATCCATGCGCTGCAACAAGGGCGTGGAGAGCGTCTCCACTTCCGACAGCATGGCGTTGATGCGTCCGATCTCGGTCGCGGCGCCCGTGGCGACGACGACGCCCGTCCCCTGACCGTAGGTCACCACGGTCCCCGAATAGGCCATCGGCGCCCGATCTCCGAGCGGCGCATCCGCCATGACCGGCGCCGGGTCCTTGTCGACCGGCAGCGACTCGCCGGTGAGCGCCGACTCCTGCACTTTCAGAGATTTGACCCGGATGAGACGGATGTCCGCCGGAATTTTGTCGCCTGACTGCACATAGACGATGTCGCCAGGCGCGACATCGGTCGCGTCGATGACGACGCGCCGCCCGTCTCGAATGACCGTCGCATGCAGCGACAGCATGTTGCGCACGGCCTCCATGGCCTGTTCGGCCTTGCCCTCCTGAATGAACCCGATGATCGCGTTAATGACGACGACCGCGACGATGACGGCGGTGTCGATCCAGTGCTGCATGAGCGCTGTCACGACGGAAGCTGCGAGCAGCACATAAATCAATACGTTGTGGAACTGCAGCGCGAAGCGCATGAGCGCGCTGCGCCGCCTGCCGGCCGGGAGGCGATTGGGGCCATGCACGGCGAGCCGCCGTTCCGCCTCAGCCTGGCTCAAGCCCAAACGCGTCGCACCCAGGCGCTCGAGCGCCGCATCGGCTTCGATCGCCCAATATTCCGTTCCTTCCGCCGAAGGCTGCATGCTTAGGGCTCCTCCTCGCCGCTTCCCCCACACGCGCCGCCGGCCGCGTTCACTCAAATGGCCGCCGGACGGCCGAACCGGCGCCATTTACATATTATGGTTCGTCGGGAAGGGTTTGCAGCGCCCCATTTATAGCGGAGAAGCGCCGCCGAGGAGGCTCGCGAGGAGGCTAAAAGGCGTCGTTGGCGATGGAGCGCACGCAAACATCGCTGACAGTGTCGTCGGTCCGCTTCAATCCGATCCACGCGTCGACCGCGGCCGAGTCGAAACCCGCCTCGCAATGGTCGCCTATGCGCATCAGCGGGCGACGGATGAGCACCGGATCGACGATCATCATCACCAGCGCTTCTTGAGGCGTGACTTTGTCCGGGTCGATCTCGCCGGATTTTATGCGCGGGGACGCGGCGTTGAACCA of Methylocystis sp. SC2 contains these proteins:
- a CDS encoding HAD-IC family P-type ATPase; its protein translation is MQPSAEGTEYWAIEADAALERLGATRLGLSQAEAERRLAVHGPNRLPAGRRRSALMRFALQFHNVLIYVLLAASVVTALMQHWIDTAVIVAVVVINAIIGFIQEGKAEQAMEAVRNMLSLHATVIRDGRRVVIDATDVAPGDIVYVQSGDKIPADIRLIRVKSLKVQESALTGESLPVDKDPAPVMADAPLGDRAPMAYSGTVVTYGQGTGVVVATGAATEIGRINAMLSEVETLSTPLLQRMDEFARWLTVVILVVCAAVFAFGALVWGFDAGEMFMAAVGLAVSAIPEGLPAIITITLAIGVERMARRKAIIRQLPAVETLGAVTTICSDKTGTLTLNELIVRSIVISGGIYDTTGSGYDPHGGFLRNGKDVVVREDIHLTAALRPLALCNDAALRETDGAWSVEGDPTEGALLAAAVKGGVNLEKLALELPRTDEIPFESQHRFMATLHHDHDGAGYIFVKGAPERLLEMCFWEQGARGEQRPLDCACWLDRIIEMATRGQRVLAVASKQAAEGQQQLAFGDVESGLVFVGLIGLIDPPRPEAVDAIRACAIAGMSVKMITGDHAATAIAIARELGLNHPESVLTGRDLDAIGDEELGEAASATTVFARTSPEHKLRLVQALQKRGEVVAMTGDGVNDAPALKRADIGIAMGVKGTEAAKEASEMVLADDNFASIVHAVHEGRVVYENLKKTILYILPTNGGEGLTVIAAIAMGETLPVTPVQILWINLITAVTLGLALAFEPPTKGVMLRPPRASGEPILSRYFVWRIVFVSFLMLLATFGLYELEKARGMGLDSARTVAVNTLVACEIAYLFNARFLSESSLSLKGLFGSRAVLISVAIVIVLQAMFTYAPFMQALFNTTPLDPQIWWHIAGASVVLFLLVEVEKAIFRSPAAAPALRGVPAAPTGGAAAVVAPGEWVRPVVAGLLGLLIIGVSGAFYLHTRVSLTREEASAGRTVVVSGVIAQVAQTPIHAPAAGVVATLSCDVGAKVEAGETCATLAPSSSDAALAREKRALAAAERQLAQRQSAQAKAQANLEKLEARSASRAASRKALSAARRALARAQAQVARAEAEVALRREAATKAQADRAGAAIVAPFAGFVLERRAAVGARVETGAPLFMIGDARTIRLRGKAEGEGALTIAPGATALLTSEAVPGRTFSGKVTEVRRPAAPQSGARVDAVVEFENPDLALRPGMAASVRIDLEDRAVW
- a CDS encoding ArsC/Spx/MgsR family protein; amino-acid sequence: MAHVIFYEKPGCAGNARQKALLVASGHEVEARNLLTEPWSMSSLRPYFGAKPVPQWFNAASPRIKSGEIDPDKVTPQEALVMMIVDPVLIRRPLMRIGDHCEAGFDSAAVDAWIGLKRTDDTVSDVCVRSIANDAF